In the genome of Halapricum salinum, one region contains:
- a CDS encoding 30S ribosomal protein S5 produces MSDGWNPRTRLGKQVAEGEIETMREALNAGLPLKEPEIVDQLVPDLEDEVLDINMVQRMTDSGRRVKFRCVVVVGNRDGLVGYAEGRDDQVGGAIQKAIDIGKLNLIDVSRGCGSWECGCGRPHTVALRTTGKAGSVEVELQPAPRGLGLAGGETVRHVLELAGIEDIWTRSSGNTRTTVNFAKATFNALRNTAEARVPERTYEKREVIE; encoded by the coding sequence ATGAGCGACGGATGGAATCCACGAACGCGGCTCGGTAAACAGGTAGCCGAGGGCGAGATCGAGACGATGCGCGAGGCCCTCAACGCCGGGTTGCCATTGAAGGAACCGGAGATCGTCGACCAGCTCGTTCCCGACCTGGAAGACGAAGTACTTGACATCAACATGGTCCAGCGGATGACCGACTCGGGTCGCCGAGTCAAGTTCCGCTGCGTGGTCGTCGTGGGCAACCGCGACGGCCTCGTCGGCTACGCCGAGGGGCGTGACGACCAGGTTGGCGGTGCGATCCAGAAAGCGATCGACATCGGCAAGCTCAACCTTATCGACGTCTCCCGGGGCTGCGGGTCCTGGGAGTGTGGCTGTGGCCGCCCCCACACGGTCGCGCTACGCACGACCGGCAAGGCCGGCTCCGTCGAGGTCGAGCTGCAGCCCGCACCGCGCGGGCTCGGACTGGCTGGCGGAGAGACCGTTCGTCACGTCCTCGAACTCGCCGGGATCGAAGACATCTGGACCCGTTCGAGCGGGAACACGCGCACGACCGTGAACTTCGCGAAGGCAACGTTCAACGCCCTGCGGAACACGGCCGAGGCACGTGTGCCCGAGCGAACGTACGAGAAGCGTGAGGTGATCGAGTGA
- a CDS encoding 30S ribosomal protein S14, whose protein sequence is MSESESETEEATGEQAAKRTEQLRECQRCGREQGLVGKYDIWLCRQCFREISRDMGFKKYS, encoded by the coding sequence ATGAGCGAATCCGAATCAGAGACCGAGGAAGCCACCGGCGAGCAGGCCGCGAAGCGAACGGAACAGCTTCGTGAGTGCCAGCGCTGTGGTCGCGAACAGGGACTGGTCGGGAAGTACGATATCTGGCTCTGCCGGCAGTGCTTCCGCGAGATCTCCCGCGACATGGGCTTCAAGAAGTACAGCTAA
- a CDS encoding 50S ribosomal protein L32e, with product MADDEDIEEEYEDLTDISGVGDAKAESLREAGYETVDDVRRASQSDLAEVSGVGNALAARIKADVGGLEVSEEAEAEVEEEEPEEAEDEVDEEAETELQARGLTEKTPDLDEETERLLTQRKRVGKPQFNRQDYHKKKRTPTSWRKPRGGLSKQRRGHKGKGPKVEAGFRTPEAVRGLHPSGFEEVRVHNTDDLDGVDGDTQAVRIASKVGARKRERIEEEAEDAGIRVLNPTYVEVEVSE from the coding sequence ATGGCAGACGACGAAGACATCGAGGAGGAGTACGAGGATCTGACGGACATCAGCGGTGTCGGCGACGCGAAAGCCGAGTCGCTGCGCGAGGCGGGCTACGAGACGGTCGACGACGTCCGTCGCGCCTCTCAGTCGGATCTGGCGGAGGTCTCTGGCGTCGGAAACGCGCTCGCTGCGCGTATCAAAGCCGACGTCGGTGGCCTCGAAGTCTCCGAAGAGGCCGAGGCCGAAGTCGAGGAAGAAGAGCCCGAGGAAGCCGAAGACGAAGTCGACGAAGAAGCCGAGACGGAACTGCAGGCTCGCGGGCTGACCGAGAAGACGCCCGACCTCGACGAGGAGACCGAGCGCCTGCTGACCCAGCGCAAGCGGGTCGGCAAGCCGCAGTTCAACCGACAGGACTACCACAAGAAAAAGCGCACCCCGACCTCCTGGCGCAAGCCCCGAGGCGGCCTCTCGAAGCAGCGACGAGGCCACAAGGGCAAGGGCCCGAAGGTCGAGGCCGGCTTCCGAACGCCGGAAGCAGTCCGCGGGCTGCACCCGAGCGGCTTCGAGGAGGTCCGTGTGCACAACACGGACGACCTCGATGGCGTCGACGGTGACACCCAGGCCGTGCGCATCGCCTCGAAAGTCGGCGCGCGCAAGCGCGAACGGATCGAGGAGGAAGCCGAGGACGCCGGCATTCGCGTCCTCAACCCCACCTACGTCGAAGTGGAGGTCTCAGAATGA
- a CDS encoding 30S ribosomal protein S8, producing the protein MTGNDPLSNALSAVDNAEGVGKLTQTVEPASNEIGSVLEVFYDRGYIGGFEFVDDGKAGKFEVELKGAINECGSVQPRYSAGADEFEKWEKRFLPARDYGTLVVTTSHGIMSHYEAREEGVGGQVIAYVY; encoded by the coding sequence ATGACAGGAAACGATCCACTCAGCAACGCGCTCTCGGCCGTCGACAACGCCGAGGGTGTCGGAAAGCTGACCCAGACAGTCGAGCCCGCCTCGAACGAGATCGGCAGCGTACTCGAGGTCTTCTACGACCGCGGGTACATCGGCGGCTTCGAGTTCGTCGACGACGGCAAAGCCGGGAAGTTCGAGGTCGAACTGAAGGGTGCGATCAACGAGTGTGGCTCGGTTCAGCCCCGCTATTCCGCGGGCGCTGACGAGTTCGAGAAGTGGGAGAAGCGATTCCTCCCGGCCCGTGACTACGGGACACTCGTCGTGACCACAAGCCACGGCATCATGAGCCACTACGAGGCCCGCGAGGAGGGCGTCGGTGGCCAGGTGATCGCCTACGTATACTAA
- the secY gene encoding preprotein translocase subunit SecY: protein MSWKDTAEPVLTRMPSVTRPDRHVPFKRKLAWTAGVLVLYFFLTNVFLFGLERGAGTDAFGRFRSILAGGQGTIMHLGIGPIVTGSIVLQLLGGADLLGLDTQNNPRDQVLYQGLQKLLVLIMCVLTGLPMVFAGNFLPADPAIASNLGIGTGMLSWIIFVQVFMGGVLILFMDEVISKWGVGSGVGLFIIAGVSQRLIGGLVSIPDVLPGNTLGIIPAYIQMALGSIPVTTDNLLFGYGGPQGSTTGIIAIITTILIFVIVVYAESVRVEIPLSHARVKGARGRFPVKLIYASVLPMILVRALQQNIQFLGQILNSQTGLPSWAGVYPEGSSQPISGLFYYMNPVQAPQDWMFFVYTQTQEPWQVILRLAVDLTFMVIGGAIFAIFWVETTDMGPEATAQQIQNSGMQIPGFRQNPGVLEKVLERYIPQVTVIGGALVGLLAVGANMMGTIGGVSGTGLLLTVSITYKLYEEIAEEQLMEMHPMMRQMFG from the coding sequence ATGAGCTGGAAGGACACCGCCGAACCGGTACTCACCCGGATGCCCTCCGTGACACGGCCAGACCGGCACGTGCCGTTCAAGCGGAAGCTGGCCTGGACCGCGGGAGTGCTGGTCCTGTATTTCTTCCTGACGAACGTGTTCCTGTTCGGTCTGGAACGCGGCGCAGGCACTGACGCGTTCGGTCGCTTCCGGTCGATTCTGGCCGGCGGCCAGGGGACGATCATGCACCTCGGGATCGGCCCGATCGTCACGGGAAGCATCGTCCTGCAACTGCTCGGCGGTGCCGATCTGCTGGGACTGGATACCCAGAACAACCCGCGAGATCAGGTGCTCTACCAGGGCCTCCAGAAGCTGCTGGTGTTGATCATGTGTGTCCTGACGGGCCTCCCGATGGTGTTCGCCGGAAACTTCCTGCCGGCTGATCCGGCTATCGCAAGCAATCTCGGTATCGGTACCGGGATGCTGAGCTGGATCATCTTCGTGCAGGTGTTCATGGGCGGTGTCCTCATCCTGTTCATGGACGAGGTCATCAGCAAGTGGGGCGTCGGCAGTGGGGTCGGGCTGTTCATCATCGCTGGTGTGAGCCAGCGATTGATCGGTGGCCTGGTCTCGATTCCGGACGTCCTGCCAGGGAACACCCTCGGGATTATCCCAGCGTACATCCAGATGGCGCTCGGCTCTATCCCGGTAACGACGGACAACCTCCTGTTCGGGTACGGCGGTCCCCAGGGGAGTACGACCGGCATCATCGCGATCATCACGACCATACTGATCTTCGTGATCGTCGTCTACGCCGAGTCCGTCCGCGTCGAGATTCCGCTCAGTCACGCGCGGGTCAAGGGCGCACGTGGTCGCTTCCCCGTGAAGCTCATCTACGCGAGCGTCCTGCCGATGATCCTCGTGCGGGCACTCCAGCAGAACATCCAGTTCCTGGGACAGATTCTCAACTCACAGACGGGACTTCCGTCCTGGGCTGGGGTGTATCCTGAAGGGAGCAGCCAGCCGATCAGCGGGCTGTTCTACTACATGAACCCGGTGCAGGCACCGCAAGATTGGATGTTCTTCGTCTATACCCAGACACAGGAGCCGTGGCAGGTCATCTTGCGGCTCGCCGTCGACCTGACGTTCATGGTTATCGGCGGGGCGATCTTCGCCATCTTCTGGGTCGAGACGACCGACATGGGCCCGGAAGCGACGGCTCAACAGATCCAAAATTCCGGGATGCAGATCCCCGGGTTCCGCCAGAACCCTGGTGTGCTGGAGAAAGTGCTCGAACGCTACATCCCGCAGGTGACTGTCATCGGCGGTGCGCTCGTCGGGTTGCTCGCAGTCGGTGCGAACATGATGGGTACCATCGGTGGTGTCTCGGGAACGGGACTGCTGCTGACGGTCTCGATCACCTACAAGCTCTACGAGGAAATCGCCGAAGAGCAACTCATGGAGATGCACCCCATGATGCGCCAGATGTTCGGGTAA
- a CDS encoding 50S ribosomal protein L6, with protein sequence MTRTALEIPDEVSAEMDHLELTVEGPNGSVTRRLWYPDVSVDVEDDEVVIESDEDDAKTRATVGTFESHVDNMFYGVTEGWEYKMEIFYSHFPMQVSAQGEEVVIENFLGEKAPRKTPIHGDTEVQIDDPEITLSGPSIEDVGQTAADIEQMTRVTDKDVRVFQDGVYITEKPTRGDA encoded by the coding sequence ATGACACGAACAGCACTCGAAATTCCGGACGAGGTCAGCGCCGAGATGGACCATCTCGAACTGACCGTCGAGGGACCGAACGGCAGCGTCACGCGACGCCTCTGGTACCCGGACGTCTCCGTGGATGTCGAAGACGACGAAGTCGTCATCGAGTCCGACGAAGACGACGCGAAGACGCGCGCGACCGTGGGGACCTTCGAGAGCCACGTGGACAACATGTTCTACGGGGTCACCGAAGGCTGGGAGTACAAGATGGAGATTTTCTACTCTCACTTCCCGATGCAGGTCAGCGCGCAGGGCGAAGAGGTCGTCATCGAGAACTTCCTGGGGGAGAAGGCCCCACGGAAGACGCCGATTCACGGTGACACCGAGGTCCAGATCGACGATCCCGAGATCACGCTCTCGGGGCCCTCGATCGAGGACGTCGGCCAGACCGCTGCCGACATCGAACAGATGACGCGCGTCACGGACAAGGACGTCCGCGTCTTTCAGGACGGCGTCTACATCACAGAGAAGCCAACCCGAGGTGACGCCTGA
- a CDS encoding uL15m family ribosomal protein translates to MTSKKKRQRGSRTHGGGTHKNRRGAGHRGGRGNAGRDKHEFHNHEPLGKSGFTRPEKAKETVETIDVRELDEDAPLLAADGLAEEDDGAYRIDVREVVDPSEDVDAVKVLGSGQVRNDLELVADGFSESAQEKVEAAGGSVELTELGEERQSEDDTDDENE, encoded by the coding sequence ATGACGAGCAAGAAGAAACGCCAGCGCGGGTCGCGAACCCACGGCGGCGGCACCCACAAGAATCGGCGTGGGGCCGGCCACCGTGGTGGTCGCGGGAACGCTGGCCGCGACAAACACGAATTCCACAACCACGAACCACTCGGCAAGTCCGGTTTCACGCGACCGGAGAAGGCCAAAGAGACCGTCGAGACGATCGACGTTCGCGAACTCGACGAGGACGCACCGCTGCTCGCAGCGGACGGCCTCGCCGAAGAGGACGACGGTGCCTACCGAATCGACGTCCGCGAGGTCGTCGACCCGAGCGAGGACGTCGACGCTGTGAAGGTGCTCGGTTCGGGCCAGGTTCGCAACGACCTCGAACTGGTCGCTGACGGCTTCTCCGAGAGCGCTCAAGAGAAGGTCGAGGCCGCCGGCGGTAGCGTCGAGCTGACAGAACTGGGCGAAGAACGACAGAGTGAAGACGACACCGACGACGAAAACGAATAA
- a CDS encoding 50S ribosomal protein L5, with protein MSSETAGGDFHDMRQPRIEKVVVHMGVGEGGRELANAEEILEEVAGQTPVRTQASETIGAFNIREGDPIGAKVTLRDEQAEAFLETALPLVDLDLGQFDDTGNFSFGVEEHTEFPSQEYDPSIGIYGLDVTVNLVRPGYRVAKRDKADRPIPSNHRLTPEDAAAFLEANFDVEVTE; from the coding sequence ATGAGCTCCGAGACTGCCGGTGGCGACTTCCACGACATGCGCCAGCCGCGAATCGAGAAGGTCGTCGTCCACATGGGCGTCGGCGAAGGTGGTCGCGAACTGGCTAACGCCGAGGAGATCCTCGAAGAGGTCGCCGGGCAGACGCCCGTTCGCACGCAGGCGAGCGAGACCATCGGCGCGTTCAACATCCGCGAGGGTGACCCGATCGGCGCGAAGGTCACGCTCCGTGATGAACAGGCCGAAGCGTTCCTGGAGACGGCACTGCCACTGGTCGATCTCGACCTGGGGCAGTTCGACGACACCGGCAACTTCAGCTTCGGTGTCGAGGAACACACCGAGTTCCCGAGCCAGGAGTACGACCCGTCGATCGGGATCTACGGGCTGGACGTGACGGTCAACCTCGTCCGCCCGGGCTACCGCGTCGCCAAGCGCGACAAAGCGGACCGTCCGATCCCGTCGAACCACCGACTCACCCCCGAGGACGCAGCGGCGTTCCTCGAAGCCAACTTCGACGTGGAGGTGACCGAATGA
- a CDS encoding bacteriorhodopsin: MALFTITTWFALGTAGMALGTLLLAWGYTQLAEDHRFAFVDLIAVTGIATVAYGLMALDVGAIVTARGATLYVPRYVDWLLTTPLHVIYLGWLAGADRRTITILATLQAATIVFGFAGGLVATPLNFLLFGVGALLFVGVVWLLFDEVAARAREQNDQRLALYRTLRNFVIVLWLVYPVIWLLGGTGFGVMDTETTSLVVTYIDVVAKVGFGLIAFSGLQDIAFLQADASDVEGSAIQSAD, translated from the coding sequence ATGGCACTGTTCACAATCACGACCTGGTTCGCGCTCGGGACCGCTGGAATGGCACTCGGGACGCTCCTGCTCGCCTGGGGCTACACCCAACTGGCCGAAGATCACCGCTTTGCGTTCGTCGATCTGATCGCAGTCACGGGGATCGCGACCGTCGCGTACGGCCTGATGGCCCTGGACGTGGGAGCAATCGTCACCGCCAGGGGAGCGACGTTGTACGTCCCGCGATACGTCGACTGGCTGCTGACGACGCCGCTGCACGTGATCTACCTCGGCTGGCTCGCCGGTGCGGACCGACGGACGATCACCATCTTGGCGACGCTACAGGCAGCGACCATCGTCTTCGGATTCGCTGGCGGATTGGTCGCGACGCCGCTGAACTTCCTGTTGTTCGGCGTCGGTGCGCTGTTGTTCGTCGGCGTCGTCTGGCTGCTGTTCGACGAGGTGGCAGCACGAGCGCGAGAGCAGAACGATCAGCGACTCGCCCTCTACCGGACGCTGCGGAACTTCGTGATCGTGCTGTGGCTCGTCTACCCGGTGATCTGGCTGCTCGGCGGAACCGGCTTCGGCGTGATGGACACCGAGACGACCTCGCTGGTCGTCACCTACATCGACGTCGTCGCGAAGGTCGGTTTCGGCCTGATCGCCTTCTCGGGCCTACAGGACATCGCGTTCTTGCAGGCAGACGCAAGCGACGTCGAGGGAAGCGCCATCCAGTCGGCCGACTGA
- a CDS encoding DUF5787 family protein, which yields MDADSEFVFELRVCQWAEREWPPGRQRRRPIIVARQLGTQYRRWDTIIIECDPDGLRERANFGSDRLDSDLLDVLRFAPAEWAWYQDALPDPGYPWRYVRESIHRAADRGILETRKRGRRLEIRRKWAYPDWVERIVAIENKPDLDASAARALAAQIEQDVALALADEVWIATEGGENRRLRALLEDVPVEAGILAVEAGGVEPIWQPRSLVVSDPGTLIDERPSGSEYDASAARFSYADPDWKHDKRLEIAERAYERGWRSYADTMRPDCRHFRLVDVESGFLPYCDAKSCHQTASVCRGACGDFEPEPPVWRTEGWPIEGGPGSGIKRLLDRQRRRKRPGLAAVNSGDETG from the coding sequence GTGGACGCCGACAGCGAGTTCGTCTTCGAACTACGGGTCTGTCAGTGGGCCGAACGCGAGTGGCCACCCGGCCGCCAGCGTCGCCGACCTATCATCGTCGCTCGCCAGCTCGGAACCCAGTACCGACGGTGGGACACCATTATCATCGAGTGCGACCCCGACGGCCTCCGCGAACGGGCGAACTTCGGCAGCGATCGTCTGGACTCGGATCTGCTCGACGTGCTCAGATTCGCACCCGCCGAGTGGGCCTGGTATCAGGACGCTCTCCCCGACCCGGGCTATCCCTGGCGATACGTCCGCGAATCGATCCATCGGGCCGCGGATCGAGGGATTCTGGAGACGCGCAAGCGCGGCAGACGACTGGAGATCCGTCGCAAGTGGGCCTATCCCGACTGGGTCGAGCGGATCGTCGCGATCGAAAACAAACCGGATCTCGACGCCAGCGCGGCCCGGGCGCTCGCCGCACAGATCGAACAGGACGTCGCGCTCGCGCTGGCCGACGAGGTCTGGATCGCCACGGAGGGTGGCGAGAACCGCCGGCTCCGGGCGCTGCTGGAAGACGTTCCCGTCGAGGCCGGGATTCTCGCGGTCGAAGCCGGCGGCGTGGAGCCGATCTGGCAGCCGCGCTCGCTCGTCGTCTCCGATCCCGGAACGCTGATCGACGAGCGCCCCTCCGGCAGCGAGTACGACGCCTCCGCCGCCCGCTTCTCGTACGCCGATCCCGACTGGAAGCACGACAAGCGCCTCGAAATCGCCGAGCGCGCCTACGAGCGCGGGTGGCGATCCTACGCCGACACGATGCGGCCGGACTGTCGGCACTTCCGACTGGTCGATGTCGAGTCGGGATTCCTGCCCTACTGCGACGCCAAGTCGTGCCACCAGACCGCGAGCGTCTGTCGAGGTGCGTGCGGGGATTTCGAGCCCGAGCCCCCCGTCTGGCGCACCGAGGGCTGGCCGATCGAGGGCGGTCCAGGGTCCGGAATCAAGCGACTGCTGGATCGACAGCGGCGACGGAAACGGCCCGGACTCGCGGCCGTGAATTCGGGCGACGAGACAGGCTAA
- a CDS encoding 50S ribosomal protein L30 has protein sequence MIAVVQIRGEVNMSSDVEDTLEMLNLGRVNHATLVPDTDAYRGMITKVNDWVAHGEPSVEVLTEVLKKRAEPLEGESFDEDSWWATWETDYDSVNGLAEALIDEETTLREQGLSPTLRLHPPRGGHDGIKHPTKEGGQLGKQRTDDIDTLLEAMR, from the coding sequence ATGATCGCGGTCGTCCAGATCCGCGGTGAGGTCAACATGTCCAGCGACGTCGAGGACACCCTCGAGATGTTGAACCTCGGTCGCGTCAATCACGCGACGCTCGTCCCGGACACCGACGCCTACCGGGGCATGATCACGAAGGTCAACGACTGGGTCGCTCACGGCGAACCCAGTGTCGAGGTGCTCACGGAAGTCCTCAAAAAGCGCGCCGAACCGCTCGAAGGCGAGTCTTTCGACGAGGACAGCTGGTGGGCGACCTGGGAGACCGACTACGACAGCGTGAACGGTCTCGCAGAGGCGCTCATCGACGAAGAGACGACGCTGCGTGAGCAGGGTCTCTCGCCGACGCTGCGGCTTCACCCGCCGCGTGGCGGCCACGACGGTATCAAACACCCCACGAAAGAGGGTGGCCAGCTCGGCAAACAGCGCACTGACGACATCGACACGCTCCTGGAGGCGATGCGATAA
- a CDS encoding 50S ribosomal protein L18 — MATGPRYKVPMRRRREARTDYHQRLRLLKSGEPRLVARKSNKHIRAQLIITGPNGDQTVASASSEDLTEYGWVAPTGNLPAAYLTGLLAGLRAVEADVESAVLDIGLNTPTPGSKVFAVQEGAIDAGLEIPHNDDVLAPWERTRGEHIAEYADSLDEGLYSGDFDATELPAHFDETRETLLEGDIDL; from the coding sequence ATGGCGACAGGACCACGATACAAGGTTCCGATGCGCCGCCGCCGCGAGGCCCGAACTGATTACCATCAGCGGTTGCGCCTGCTGAAATCCGGCGAACCTCGCCTGGTTGCTCGAAAGAGTAACAAGCACATCAGGGCGCAGCTGATTATCACGGGCCCCAACGGCGATCAGACGGTCGCGAGTGCAAGCTCCGAAGACCTCACAGAGTACGGCTGGGTAGCCCCGACGGGCAATCTCCCTGCCGCGTACCTCACGGGTCTCCTGGCTGGTCTTCGCGCCGTCGAGGCCGACGTCGAGTCGGCCGTGCTGGACATCGGCCTTAACACCCCGACACCTGGTAGTAAAGTATTCGCAGTGCAGGAAGGCGCAATCGACGCCGGCCTGGAAATCCCCCACAACGACGACGTCCTCGCACCGTGGGAGCGGACACGCGGCGAGCACATCGCCGAGTACGCCGACTCGCTGGACGAGGGCCTCTACAGTGGGGACTTCGATGCGACGGAACTGCCGGCGCATTTCGACGAGACACGAGAGACCCTCTTGGAGGGTGACATCGACCTATGA
- a CDS encoding methyl-accepting chemotaxis protein, protein MDSSKRSLLPSVVRRRYAARLGVALAFAVVVIVVFGGVISTQTSAQLQDDVQEDLTVQSQTEAGQLDTWIRSVESDVRTTSRLPVFASGDTDAVKVELDSMVDDDDVPQDVVAVHYLDTDSMEFLTSSADEMVGVNPREQGAPFAQQEPKFDGPGDVMVTDPFRVPIVDHPIVAVISPIEGADDRALVYMIDISEHAERISGSSGDTWTVVVDEQGRFVAHPNETKLLSTHGSGGEVANSLEAGESRFMEVEQTLMGMTRMEATGWTVMTHATTENAYALADQINADLIALILLAVINLGLIGVTIGSNTVTSLRRLTDRAETMADGDLDADLRSNREDEIGSLYRSFESMRDSLREKITEAETARENAEDARESAEQARREAETERAEMEAMTSHLTSKAGEYEMVLNRAAEGDLTGRVDPQSESDAMERVGEGINATLDSLESIVADVESFSAEVLQASDRVEANATEVDRASRQVTTSIDEILDGAREQSDRLHDASGEMENLSATAEEVASSAQEVAETSQAAAAAGETGREAAQEAIEEMNAIEAETEAMVAEINALDDELDEINDIIKVITDIVEQTNMLALNASIEAAHADGQGDGFAVVADEIKSLAEETKDAAGDIEQRIERIQSQAGETVETMEATSDRITDGVATVKETVDALEEIVERTEEADAGIQEIDDATAEQAQTAQQVMRMIDDLSSISQQTAQEADTVASAADEQERSIAEVSESAGDLRERASELEQLLDRFTVDSAATAAPTGDTAATDD, encoded by the coding sequence ATGGACTCTTCGAAGCGGTCGCTTCTTCCGTCCGTCGTCCGCCGTCGGTATGCGGCAAGGCTCGGGGTTGCGCTGGCATTTGCGGTGGTGGTGATCGTCGTCTTCGGCGGGGTCATCAGCACCCAGACGAGCGCACAGCTACAGGACGACGTTCAGGAAGACCTGACGGTACAGTCTCAGACAGAGGCAGGCCAACTCGATACGTGGATTCGGTCGGTCGAGAGTGACGTCCGAACCACGTCTCGGCTCCCCGTGTTCGCAAGCGGGGACACCGACGCAGTGAAAGTCGAACTGGATTCGATGGTCGATGACGACGACGTTCCACAGGATGTCGTCGCGGTCCACTATCTGGACACGGATTCGATGGAGTTTCTGACGAGTTCGGCCGACGAGATGGTCGGTGTCAATCCCCGAGAGCAGGGGGCGCCGTTCGCACAGCAGGAGCCGAAATTCGACGGGCCGGGTGACGTGATGGTGACTGATCCGTTCCGAGTGCCGATCGTCGATCATCCGATTGTCGCCGTGATATCCCCGATCGAAGGTGCCGACGACCGGGCACTGGTGTACATGATCGATATCTCCGAACACGCAGAGCGGATCAGCGGTTCTAGCGGCGACACCTGGACGGTCGTTGTCGACGAACAGGGTCGGTTTGTCGCTCACCCTAACGAGACGAAACTCCTCTCGACGCACGGCAGCGGTGGCGAGGTGGCGAACTCGCTCGAGGCAGGCGAGAGTCGATTTATGGAAGTCGAGCAGACGCTGATGGGCATGACTCGGATGGAGGCCACTGGCTGGACGGTGATGACACACGCTACGACCGAGAACGCCTACGCCCTCGCTGATCAGATCAACGCGGACCTGATCGCGCTGATACTGCTGGCAGTGATCAACCTGGGATTGATCGGTGTGACGATCGGGAGCAACACCGTCACCTCGTTGCGTCGATTGACCGATCGGGCGGAGACGATGGCCGACGGCGACCTGGACGCCGATCTCCGTTCGAACCGCGAAGACGAGATCGGCTCGCTCTATCGGTCGTTCGAGTCGATGCGAGACTCGCTCCGAGAGAAGATCACGGAGGCGGAGACTGCGAGAGAGAACGCAGAAGATGCACGAGAGAGCGCCGAGCAGGCACGTCGAGAGGCCGAAACCGAACGGGCGGAGATGGAGGCGATGACGTCGCACCTGACCTCGAAAGCCGGTGAATACGAGATGGTGCTCAACCGTGCAGCCGAAGGCGATCTCACGGGACGCGTCGATCCACAGAGCGAAAGCGACGCCATGGAACGTGTCGGTGAGGGGATCAACGCGACGCTCGATTCGTTGGAGTCGATCGTCGCCGACGTCGAATCGTTCTCGGCGGAGGTACTACAGGCGAGTGACAGGGTCGAGGCGAACGCGACCGAGGTAGATCGGGCGAGTCGGCAGGTGACCACCTCGATCGACGAGATTCTCGACGGAGCCCGCGAACAGAGCGACCGACTGCACGATGCCTCCGGAGAGATGGAGAATCTCTCGGCGACTGCGGAGGAAGTCGCGTCGTCTGCCCAGGAAGTCGCAGAGACGTCCCAGGCGGCTGCGGCCGCGGGCGAGACGGGCCGCGAGGCAGCCCAGGAAGCCATCGAGGAGATGAACGCGATCGAAGCCGAAACCGAAGCGATGGTCGCAGAGATCAACGCGCTCGACGACGAGCTCGACGAGATCAACGACATCATCAAGGTGATCACCGACATCGTCGAGCAGACGAACATGCTGGCGCTGAACGCCTCGATCGAGGCAGCACACGCCGACGGCCAGGGCGACGGGTTCGCCGTGGTCGCCGACGAGATCAAGAGCCTCGCCGAGGAGACCAAAGACGCCGCCGGCGACATCGAACAGCGGATCGAGCGTATCCAGTCACAGGCCGGCGAGACGGTCGAGACGATGGAGGCGACTAGCGATCGGATCACCGACGGCGTCGCGACGGTCAAAGAGACCGTCGACGCGCTGGAGGAGATCGTCGAACGAACCGAAGAGGCCGACGCGGGCATTCAGGAGATCGACGACGCGACCGCGGAGCAGGCCCAGACCGCACAGCAGGTGATGCGAATGATCGACGATCTCTCGTCGATCAGCCAGCAGACCGCCCAGGAAGCCGACACCGTCGCCTCCGCGGCCGACGAGCAGGAACGCTCGATCGCCGAGGTGTCGGAGTCGGCTGGCGACCTTCGTGAGCGCGCGTCCGAACTGGAACAGCTACTCGACCGTTTCACCGTCGACAGCGCGGCGACGGCAGCACCGACCGGCGACACCGCGGCAACTGACGACTAA
- a CDS encoding 50S ribosomal protein L19e translates to MTDLSAQKKLAADVLDVGKNRVWFDPEAQGEIADAITRDDVRDLVDDGLIQADEPSGNSRGRAKERQQKRSYGHQKGHGTRKGKSGGRQNDKDEWRSRIRAQRRRLRELRDEEDELSASEYRTLYDRASGGEFDSVADLERYIDNQFGDQ, encoded by the coding sequence ATGACTGACCTGAGTGCACAGAAGAAACTGGCCGCAGACGTGCTGGACGTCGGGAAGAACCGCGTCTGGTTCGATCCCGAGGCACAGGGTGAGATCGCCGACGCGATCACGCGCGACGACGTGCGTGACCTCGTCGATGATGGCCTCATTCAGGCAGACGAACCGAGCGGAAACTCTCGTGGCCGTGCCAAAGAACGCCAGCAGAAGCGTTCCTACGGCCACCAGAAAGGCCACGGAACCCGCAAAGGGAAGTCCGGCGGCCGGCAGAACGACAAAGACGAGTGGCGGTCGCGGATCCGCGCCCAGCGGCGCCGACTCCGCGAACTCCGAGACGAGGAAGACGAACTGTCTGCCTCGGAGTACCGCACACTGTACGACCGCGCGAGCGGTGGCGAGTTCGACTCCGTCGCCGATCTCGAGCGGTACATCGACAACCAATTCGGTGATCAATAA